The sequence CCCCGCTGAAACTGGTTCTGCTCCAGGTTATCCTCAAGGGTGACGGGATGGACCTTGTCATCCGGAAGTCGACGGAGCTTGGTGTAAGCGGGATATATCCGGTGGTTACCGGGAGGGCACAGGTTAGATACACCCGCAGGCTTGAACACTGGCGGAGGATAGCGGAAGAGGCGGTAAGGCAGTCGGGTAGGCTCATCCTGCCCGAGATTCATGATGTGCTTTCCCTTGATGAACTCTTCCTGAAAATTGAAGATGGCGAGAGGATCATCTTCTATGAGCATGAAGCTTCAGGGTTCAGGGATGTCTATGGACCGAAGGTAGAGAAGCGGCCCGGGAAGGTCTACTACATGGTGGGTCCGGAGGGCGGCTTTACAGAGGATGAGGTTGAGAGGGCGGTTCAGGAAGGGTTCAGGCCCCTGGGGCTTGGAAGAAGGACCCTCAGGGCGGAGACCGCCTCAGTGGCTGCCGCAACACTCCTGCAGTTTCTCTTTGGAGATCTTTAAGCGGGAGGTGGTTCATTGCCTTCCGGCGTTCCGCGATCTTTCCTGTTAAGTCCTCTTGAACATGCGCTTCAGCTCTTCAATGCCCAGGTGTATGCGGGTGGGTCTTCCGTGGGGGCAGTGTTCGGGGTCCTGTGCTTCCCGCAGGTCCTTCAGGAGCGCCTTTATTTCATCCGGTGCAAGTTCCGTCCTTCCCCTTACCGAGCTGTGGCAGGCGATCCTCTTTGCAATGACATCCCTTATCTCCTCAACGGGAGAAGATGCCCTTATATCAAAGAGGGATTCGGCAAGGTCTGAGATGATGGAGGGGAGGTCGGCATCACTGAGAATGTCGGGGACCGCCCTGAGGAGGAGGGTCCCTTCGCCGAAGTCCTCGATCTCGATGCCCATGGCCCCCAGTGAGTTCAACTGGTTCAGGATGATCCGGTAGTGACGGGGAGGGAGGGTTATCTGTTGCGGGAAGAGTAACGGGGTTACGTTAAGCTTCATGCCCCCTTTCAGTCTCTCGTAGAGAATACGTTCATGGGCTGCGTGATGATCAAGATCGG is a genomic window of bacterium BMS3Abin08 containing:
- the rsmE gene encoding ribosomal RNA small subunit methyltransferase E, which encodes MSQPFRIVLPALAPEAREIVIKDNNFRYLRDVLRCRIGDKIVVLDGKGHAVIAGVSRIGRRDLVLKKEGDYTIDSESPLKLVLLQVILKGDGMDLVIRKSTELGVSGIYPVVTGRAQVRYTRRLEHWRRIAEEAVRQSGRLILPEIHDVLSLDELFLKIEDGERIIFYEHEASGFRDVYGPKVEKRPGKVYYMVGPEGGFTEDEVERAVQEGFRPLGLGRRTLRAETASVAAATLLQFLFGDL
- the mutL gene encoding DNA mismatch repair protein MutL, with translation MKLNVTPLLFPQQITLPPRHYRIILNQLNSLGAMGIEIEDFGEGTLLLRAVPDILSDADLPSIISDLAESLFDIRASSPVEEIRDVIAKRIACHSSVRGRTELAPDEIKALLKDLREAQDPEHCPHGRPTRIHLGIEELKRMFKRT